CAGGGCTATTCGAAAATGCGATGGGCGGATCATTTCCTAAAAGAGGAAGCTACGAATTCATCAAAGAACGTGTAGAATACACCTTTTATGATCCCAATACTGCCACTAAAGAATACATAGACGAAATATTCAATACGACACAGAGTATCCCTAAATGTATGCGAATCGTTGGTATAGCCAAGTCGGCCCAAAGAAATAATTTGGCCCACGAACTACACCAAATTGAAAATGATACGTTATTAATATGGGGATTGAATGATACTATCACTCCACCTAGAGTAGGACATGAGTTCAACAGACTGCTAAAAAATTCGCAATTGCGCTTCATAGACAAATGTTGTCATGCACCTATGATGGAAAGACCCGACGAATTCAATGAAATCCTAGAAGAATTTTTGAACGAAAGGAAAAGCACATGATAGCCAAAGATCTGATCAACTATACCATTCCACCTCTCAAGCTTAGCGATACCATCGAAAAAGCACGTGACTGGATGAGTGAATTTCATATTCACGAATTGCCGGTAGTAAAGGATGGTAAGTTCATCGGTGTCTTCAATGAGAACTTGCTTTTCGATCAAATGGAAGGTCTCGAACTGATTAAAGATGTTCAATTGTTGAGCGCTCATTTGTACGTCGATGAGAATGAACATTACTACGAAGTGCTAAAAAAAGCCTACGAGTCTTCTTCCAATCTGGTAGCGGTAATCAACGATGAAAAAAAATACATAGGTTGTATCACTGTTCAGGATGTCGTTGAGGCCTTCTCTAAAATGTCTGCCATTAACAGTCCAGGCACCATCATAGTGGCACGCATGAGCATGATGGATTATTCTATGGCCGAAATCAGTAGAATCATCGAATCAGAAGGGGGTAAAATACTTAGCAGCTTTACCGAGCATGCCGGTGATGACGAAAACATCAGACTGACTCTAAAAGTCAATCTGGAGAATAGCACCAGTATCGTCTCTGCACTTCAAAGGTTCGGGTACAACATCATCGCAATATTTGGAAAAGGGGATGAGGATCAATTAGAAAAAGATCGTCTCGACATATTGATGCGATATTTAAAAGTCTGACCATAACCTATGCGAATTGCTTTACACGGAAGAATCAACCGAGAAGATTCTATCCATTATCTCCAACAAATAATAGAAGAAATAAAATCGAATGGCTCTGAAGTATTATTCACTTCAGAACTTCATCATTCGTGTCTGGGACACTTCAAGACAGAAGGCTTTGAAGTAGTTGATGATAAATTTGATCTGAGCACTGTAGACTATTTTTTTAGTCTGGGAGGTGATGGCACATTGTTAGAAACTGTATCCAAAGTAGGAAGTTTAGAAACTCCTATTCTTGGTATAAATTTAGGTAAGCTCGGTTTTTTGGCAACTATCAATAAAAAGGATGTAGCCTCTGCTATGAAAGGATTCTTTGCTAAAGAATTTTCTTTTGATGACCGAATGCTGATCCATCTAGATAGCAATCGTGACGTTTTTCACGGACAGAACTTCGCTCTGAATGAAGTCGCGGTTATGAAAAGGGACACCTCTTCGATGATCATTGTCCATTGCTACATAGATGGCGAATTTGTCAATACCTATTGGGCTGATGGATTGATGGTCTCAACCCCTACTGGCTCTACAGGGTATTCTCTAAGTGCAGGAGGTCCTTTGGTTCTCCCTCAGTCAGATAGTTTCATCATTACCCCAGTCAGTCCGCACAACCTCAATGTTCGTCCATTAATAGTATCCGGATCTAGCATCATTTCTTTCGAAATCGAGGGTAAAGGTCGTTCCTTCCTTACCTCATTAGATTCTCGTTCTTACAAGGTGGACAACAACGTAAAACTTTCAGTTCGAAAGGAATCCTTTTGCGCTCGACTGGTCAAACTAAAAGGCGACAATTTTTTCGATACCCTTAGGGTGAAACTTAATTGGGGCCTGGATATTAGGAATTAGCATAAATATCAAATATATATGTGTTTAATTTAACCAGCAATTATATAGTTTTGTGTAAACGGGTCGTTGAATAACCAATGAAAAAAAGTCTATTACTCACTCTCTTGCTGGCATTTATGTTTGCACTGATATCTGATGCAGATGCGCAAAGAAGGAGAAATCCATATGGCTACAAGAAAAAAAATAACAGTAAACGATATTCCAATTATCGTGGTGGTAAAGTAGGCTATGGAGGAATAGGAAACCCTAAATACTGGACTGTAGGGGCTAGTGTTGACATGGTTAGCTATTTCGGAGATATCTCTAAATACAATACAAAGGTAAGTGGGGACTATAATTTCATACCAAATGGTTTTGGAATTACTGCATCTAAAGTATTATACCCAGGCATTCACTTCAGAGGAGGATTTAATTACGGTACCTTCTCGACTTCAGATTACAGTACCGGAAACAGCAATCCTGATTCAGACCCAAATGACTATGGTAGATGGCAGAGAAATTATCATTTCAAGAACTCAGTCAAAGAATTAAATGCGGGTTTGGAAATAGACTTTATACCCAATAAACGGGGAGCTAGGGGAAGGTTTCCAATAAACCCCTACGTATATGTAGGTGCCGCTGTTTTTCACCACAACCCAAAGGCTAGGGCTCCA
This is a stretch of genomic DNA from Reichenbachiella ulvae. It encodes these proteins:
- a CDS encoding alpha/beta fold hydrolase — its product is MLEVANIREEGEFQFIEEGEGKVMLLLHGLFGALSNWESVVDKFSSEYKIIIPMLPIYELPVREAGLPKLIEFLEAFIEHKGLEKFDLMGNSLGGHMALMYVLKYPEKVDRLILTGSSGLFENAMGGSFPKRGSYEFIKERVEYTFYDPNTATKEYIDEIFNTTQSIPKCMRIVGIAKSAQRNNLAHELHQIENDTLLIWGLNDTITPPRVGHEFNRLLKNSQLRFIDKCCHAPMMERPDEFNEILEEFLNERKST
- a CDS encoding CBS domain-containing protein yields the protein MIAKDLINYTIPPLKLSDTIEKARDWMSEFHIHELPVVKDGKFIGVFNENLLFDQMEGLELIKDVQLLSAHLYVDENEHYYEVLKKAYESSSNLVAVINDEKKYIGCITVQDVVEAFSKMSAINSPGTIIVARMSMMDYSMAEISRIIESEGGKILSSFTEHAGDDENIRLTLKVNLENSTSIVSALQRFGYNIIAIFGKGDEDQLEKDRLDILMRYLKV
- a CDS encoding NAD kinase, with translation MRIALHGRINREDSIHYLQQIIEEIKSNGSEVLFTSELHHSCLGHFKTEGFEVVDDKFDLSTVDYFFSLGGDGTLLETVSKVGSLETPILGINLGKLGFLATINKKDVASAMKGFFAKEFSFDDRMLIHLDSNRDVFHGQNFALNEVAVMKRDTSSMIIVHCYIDGEFVNTYWADGLMVSTPTGSTGYSLSAGGPLVLPQSDSFIITPVSPHNLNVRPLIVSGSSIISFEIEGKGRSFLTSLDSRSYKVDNNVKLSVRKESFCARLVKLKGDNFFDTLRVKLNWGLDIRN